DNA from Vigna radiata var. radiata cultivar VC1973A unplaced genomic scaffold, Vradiata_ver6 scaffold_246, whole genome shotgun sequence:
aaaaattcaagcCGATACGCCAATAAATTATAAAGGTGCAAGAAGTAAAGTCTATGGATGTTTAGTAAGGTTTGATTAGTCTTTATATgcttttaattcattttctcctattatttgtttttagttcAATTAAGTTTTAGATGCTTTTATATGtacttttctgttttctttttttcacccATAATGGTACTTCTCAAACTATGGTtcaaaagtataataaaaatttctatacttccttattttcaatattttatagatTGGATATCTTAGAAAGTATTTTTAGATTCTGAAATGTCTTccgaaatatttattttgattttttttgtattcGTAATCATGTATAatctaataaaaagtttaattactaatttcatttgtgttattttttatactcaattgaatttttatattgtttacaCTGGTGAAATTAATGATAACATTATTAATAGGTGATTGCAGTAACtctaaatcttttttttttcaaactttttcttATGTGAAGATACAAATCGAAATCATTCCCTTCAAAtgtaaaaataactatattatcctatataatgatattttaataattttttttaacaatcttTGGACAACAAGACacatgtcactattttattggtatgtttgaatttattctaaaaaatatttgaaatagacaATCACAAAGTGTcatgtatgcgttgtcaaaaaagagttgttaaaaaaacattttccattatattaaaaaggaaaaagtttctataaaaaactttttttacaaatttgcATTTGTGTGATAGtatgtgattggtccgtttcaaatatttttttaaaataaatttaaatagattaataaaataatgacattatcttgttataaaaaattaaaatatcataattctattaaaaaatttaatttttatttattacattattgAATACATAAACTTAATTGTcaattttgtaaattataaaagatcacactgaacaaaaaaaattaattaaatcaatttaacacatgaaaaatgaattaaaatttaataacaaaaatatgaaaaccaaCAAATCAAAGTCTAAAATATAAGCACAAAATAGTAATCAAAATTTTAGTACCAACAAAAACGTAATTCGATGGTCGATTAGAATGAACCCGTAATAAACTTGTTTGTAAATGTCGATAAAAAGCAGAAAACAATGACCTGCCACAGTTCCCAAAAATAttgcaattattttaaatatattccaTTTTATGATTTAGATATactaaaattcataaaaatgtactatcacattatatttaataaacattataatttttaataaatttcaactaCCGTACAAACAATCTTCAATTAATTGTCCTACACACCGTTCGAActcttctttatatatatatatatatatatatatatatatatatatatcattttccgTTCTTTTTCTATGCATTTCTCTTTATTCGCATGGTTTGTTATCGTAatcctcttttttctttatttgaacCGTATATACCACTTTTCTTAATCCAGAGCAGTACCACTCTCGATGGAATAACATAGaatagtatattatattaaaaaaacattaaactttTCACTAAAGAACATTCATGGAAGAATATAACCGCATAGTGACACCAACATCTTAATCAGCTGAAGCAATAATGAATTTAAAGGCATCATCAGAATCACATAGTGACACCATGGCTAGCTATAGCAGTGCTTGCATGCATGCATCCTCCAAACGTGGCAGTCTCTCAAGAACATGGTGGCTTATCTGTCAGTCTCTCACGAAACCACCAAATTCACAATGTTACGCTGATGCATGGAGCAGGACCACGCCATGCACCACCACCATGTATATTTTGTCTGTCATGTCCCATGCCTTGCACCAGAACCCAATAAGATATAGATAACTCAATTATTCTCTTTAATCAACAACTCCATAAAACCTCATCCTGCATAAAATGCGGCACCACATCCTTTTGCTCTTACGTGTCCAAACCAAACACATGCAAAACCTCACTCTATATATATCTCTCATATTCTACATTCTACTTCGACCAAGTTGAACAAACGTTATAGAAAAAGTATTAAGGTTAATTACTTGGATGATGGCTGTGACTCTCACGATCCTGGTCACCTTGCTCTCGGTTCTTTCTTCTGCATCGTGTGCTCGTTTGGTTGGGGGGAAGACGGAGATCCCTAACGTGAGGACAAACAGGGAAGTGCAAGAGCTCGGGAGGTTCTCGGTGGAGGAGTACAACAACGGTTTGAAGCTGTGGGGGAACGACAGCGATAACGAGAGAGAGAAATTGAGCTTTACAGAAGTGGTGGAGGCGCAGCAACAAGTGGTGTCAGGGTTGAAGTACTATTTGAAGATCTCTGCTACTCATAGAGGGACTCACAAAATGTTCTCCTCAGTGGTGGTGGTAAAGCCATGGCTTCCTTCCAAGAAGCTCCTCCACTTTGCACCTGCATCCCCCACCGACACTGACCAGTGAAGATtataagagagagagaaagagagagaatcCTTATAGAATAATAACCATGGAGGTTATTGACTAGATATGCATGGTAATAATTTTTTCCTACATGTACTTTTTGTATGGTGTGTGTGGGGAGAACGGGAATTTTCgactaaaatttgaaatctatatatatatacatgaatACTAATCATGTGTACCAGAGAAAATATgagtattaatatataattattgtaagTTTGTGTCCTGAAAAGTGTTCTGAATATATGTTCTGTAGTGAATGTAACTGGGACCAGGTTTGAGTGTTTATTTGTGACATCATGGGTTTTAGGAACCTTATAAACAACAAGTGCAGTTGTTTTTTTCCACTATATACttgattacattttttatatattacatttttaatttttgaaatccaTAAATCATCCGATAGCTTCTGTAATATCTTAGCTTCTGAAGCTTCTAACATCTTTGTTTAGTCAAAACTCTGCCTCTCGGTTATCTCATGGATGCCTTATGATATaagattagttttttttttttttttaacaattttttacagGATAcgtttcatttaaaattattaaaagaatttttctattattaattattatatttcagTAATATTGCTTCAATAACaaagtattatttaatattggTTTTAATCAAGGAGAAAAACTTCAATCAAGCGAAAAGattgaattatgattttaatcattatataatttgatttgttaGTTTTAAGTGGaacattaattattgattattaagagagtaatgatattttaataaaattggttCAATAAATGAAGTAGTTAATGTTGGTTTTAATCTATGAGggaaaaaactataattattaagGCACTAATTAGATTAGATTAAAGTAATTAAGTCAAAAATACTGAATTATGaatgaagtatatttttaacattggtGAAGAAATCTGACAGGGTCTTAAGGGTTTAtttgagaaagaagagagaaaaaactgAATATAAAATAGAATGGAGGGGTAGTAGTACTGGAAAAATTGTGGGTGTATGCATTTTATGGTCAGCgtattttttctttcacatatcataataatatcataataggTTCAATCTAAACTTATGATAGATTTTCACTTATGGGGATATGCTTAATAGAATATGTCGAATGAAAtgaattcattttcaaaactaacttaataaaattcatttcaaatattttgaaattgtctaatatataatttgtatatcAAATTGTTTatcaaatcatatattaaatccaCTGCAATGTCTGGAGCTATTAAATCCAATAACCTTCACTGCATTGTATcaagtttttataatttattaatacttaaaataaaagaaactcgCTTAATTATAACGTCTTCCATGTCTGGACCTTCTGAACCTTCCGTTAGAAGTTTTCATTGGAGatgaatcttaatttttttaatatcttattttatgaatcttaattttttaatatcttattttatgaatagtaactatagtaatatttatacaaataagaGTATACATATATTTCATTATGTAATAGTCACATTCATAATTGTCTAATTGACATAGacactaaatataaataatcaatactTATTTCAACTCACGACACATAACATCATATTATACTCTCATAGTTCATTTCAACTCACATAACATCATATTATACTCTCATAGTTGATCAATAGGTTTGTTATTCAACTTGTAATGTGTCTTGGATAGGGGTAGGTTAGCAAAGGTTGCAGGGTTGTACATCTAAAAACAATGAAACGGTGAAACAACATTGTGGATAATCCAGTTTCGTCAAGTTGTGTATACattcatttcatcattttcagTCAATCTCTTGCAGTCTTCCTGTACTACATCATCCAGTTTCCAAAGATCTCTGGCTACTGATGCTGGAAACACGCTTGTAAGATCTTTACATTTCGTAACATGCACTTGTTGTAGATGGTGAATTCGTATAATTCATGAGGATCTTTATTCCAAACATTCTTTAGATTTGACAAGTTAGATAAAGTCAATTTTTCCAGATGAAGAGTAGTtaacgtgtttttttttttttggaaaatggtattttaacaCCAAATTTTGACATTGTgcacgtgtcaaaatataattagacgattttaaattaaaaaaaaaactttaatttttttcttccaatgaCCTTGTCTCaacttcttttaatttgaaatcgtccaaacacattttgacacgtgtgtaatatcaaaatagtgtcaaaaattagtgttaaaatatcatttttcattttttttacattggaCATCAAATGTGGTTTTCACATaatcacaatttaaaatatatattttttatttattaagtattataaaaaaaacatattaaaaataatcttagtTTAGCGCAAacttatttatgtaatatttttgcCAAATCCTTTGACCAGAAAGTAGACAAGTtacatattattgttattgatcaaaacaaatattttattttattagttggAATTTGCTTTGCCAACTCCAAGTTGCGAAAGGCTAGCAAACACTCGTACCGACAATCTTAAATTCTACCATAAATCTGTAATACAGCGAAAAAGTTCATCAAAAAGTCGTATGTAATACCATAAATCTGTAAGTAAGACagggaatatatatataatcacaaagttttttaatataatatattcatgGTAAtcttcatttccttttttttttttatttgatctgCATAGCAAATTTCAACATcattaattgttaataattacaaattatttatataaatctcCGTGTATATTACAAGCAAATAGTGAAGTTACTATGataacaaaaagtaaattaaattagttaactTTCGTTACTAATATTATAAagtcataatttaaaatatatataaagttaccCATTTTAAACTATAACTATATTTAACAATGcttctttataatttaaaatatgatattttttactGACAAGTATGACTGTGATCAATTagtaaaagaacaaaattacaTTTAGTTATACCATGTGAATGCgtgtgtttttatttaataaatttataagaaataaatatgtttttagtctctatattttgaaatgattttgattttagtcatttttactaaatttttttaattctatttactgttttattaattttttttactaaattgttttttaatttaaagaagaaactaaaactaaaatcgcctctaaaaacatatttaatccaacttataattatttaaggTACACAGATAATAATTAGTTTacttttaatagtaaaaaaattatgctcgttaaaatttatttagtatatacgtggattttactattatattatacCTTCGAAaacattcatttattattttattataatattatacgTAATTAAGCATCTTTTGTATAGTGGTTCTCGAAACATGGGATTGATTACACCGCTTGAGAATTATGTTTGatcagaaattttatttttaggcttactatttatttttaattttaatatttttaatacttgtattatatatatattttaattattttgacctatgatttcaatattattaagaGGAGTCTATTCACACTTCTAAATGGTGTTGACTATATATACTTGTACATTTAAGTTTTATAAGACAAAATGTTCATATCATTTTGAAAACTCATCATTCTCTAACattattaatatgataatactgactccttttaataaataatagaatcacattgagtaaaaaaaatgtgaaagacattaaacaattattacatataatataactatgcctaaatgtatttttctttaaactatgaaaatacttcaattttaaaagattattactTTCCTATTTAATCATGGGTTACGTGATTTAAATTTGGACAGTTTCTAAAGATCTAAGAAATTACTGAAGTTATTTGTCACAAGATAATTCCAAAATTATGATCATAAGAATCATTTAATGAGATGAACATTGATGTTATTTAATTGGATAAtcatattgaaattattaaatgttattttgttgttaagATTTTTTTCTAGTTATTGTCGAGTTATTTAAGTAGGTAATGAAAGTTTCaacattatgaaaatttaaCTTAGAAGTAGTgacataattgatttttataaaaatccaCTTCCATTAATATTAAAGTGATGATCATATAAGTTGTTTAGtgaagtttatttaatattgttgaaTTTAAGACTTTGTTAAGCACTATAGTCTAAGCTAGTAATAATTTAATGATACACATAATGATAACAAGCAGTTTGGTTTTCAATGTCggtaaggaaaaagaaagggtCCAGACCCGAGTTCCATCGGATCCTGGTGTTTTCCGGGTTTCCGGATCCAGTGAGACGCTCCAGATCCAACACAAATTCAAAAAGTTAATTTCGCTCTCTATTATctttctatctcattctttattctttcttcctttctctgTCAACTCAACTCCTCTCTCTAATAATTCAAATCCTTATCCCTCCAACGGCTCTTTCCAAACCCCATCATCTTTCTTCTTACCTTTCCCCATTTCGTTCGCTTTCTGTGTTCTTCTCCTCTCTGCCCCAAAATGAAGCACTTCATGCTCCCAAGAAACCCTCTCAGGGACGCAGAACTCGCTTCCGCGGCCACCACAGCCGCCTCTCCTAGCTCCGCCAAAACCCGCCCCTCTCGCAAGCACAAACACTCCAAAGAGAATGACCCTCCCTCCGATCCCAATCTCGC
Protein-coding regions in this window:
- the LOC106778276 gene encoding cysteine proteinase inhibitor B; the protein is MMAVTLTILVTLLSVLSSASCARLVGGKTEIPNVRTNREVQELGRFSVEEYNNGLKLWGNDSDNEREKLSFTEVVEAQQQVVSGLKYYLKISATHRGTHKMFSSVVVVKPWLPSKKLLHFAPASPTDTDQ